Genomic segment of Alphaproteobacteria bacterium:
TTACATCCATGGGCAAATCTGCCTTATCACTCGGCACAGGCGGGTGCGCATTGAGTATATCCATCGGATCAATCAATTCCGGTTCGGGCAAGACCTGCTCCGTTGGAATCGGATCAAAAGGCGGGGGACTGGGAATAGGATCGTAAGGAAATTCTTCTTTAATTTCGAGCTTTTTATCTTCTGAAGAAGCTTGCGATGTAAGCATAAGCGTGCCTATGAGGGCAACGCTTATGCACAGCGCGCTAGATATCATTATTCCTTTAGTAGGCATTAAATCCCCATTGCAGCTTTAAGTTTAGCATCACGGCTATAGGCATCGTTTTCAAAGCGAATGTTATTATTATCGTCTACCCATGCGGTCATATACATGATATGCACTGGAACTTTATTTTCAAGGGGTACTATGTTGGTTTTCAGGTCACTACGGCCTGCCACATCCAACATGCTTGCCACTTCGCCCGCAGATAGTTTAGAGTTTCCAACCAGCAGGAACTGCGCCATTTGCACAGGCTGCCCCACACGTACGCAGCCAGAGCTGAAATTGCGGTTGGTTTCTTCAAACAACGAATCTTTCGGCGTGTCATGCAAATAAATCGCATAATCGTTTTCTACCGAGAACCGTACCAAGCCCAGAGCATTTTCAGAGCCAGGTTTTTGGCGGAAGCGGTAAGGAGGGAAGCTGGCTTCGCTCAAACGACCAATAGTTGTGGCATTCAGTGGCACACGCGTACCGTCTTCGTATAACTCATATCCCAATGTGCTGACTACCGAAGGGTTGTTGCGCACTTTATCTAGCAAGTAACGCTGTGCGATCGAAGTTGGCACAGTCCAGTCGGGATAAAACTTTACATTTGGAATATAACTGCTGAATGAGGGCGTAGGATGGGCTACTTGACCAACGATAATTGGCGTGTTTACTTTAACTTCCCCGTTTTCCACGCCTTTGGC
This window contains:
- a CDS encoding L,D-transpeptidase family protein; translated protein: QEQAPQIPEYARLSEALKDYIEIAENGGWTAIETGGVIEPGQVDKRIPQIRERLQLLGRVDGQNTMFDRLRDRFASMTDKASEKAVKQVSKADKEAAKENPEWVYNEDLEPVIREFQERRGSKIDGIIGPKTIAELNKPVEERVAQIKMAMEQWRWLPKDLGNKYVFVNTAGYYAKGVENGEVKVNTPIIVGQVAHPTPSFSSYIPNVKFYPDWTVPTSIAQRYLLDKVRNNPSVVSTLGYELYEDGTRVPLNATTIGRLSEASFPPYRFRQKPGSENALGLVRFSVENDYAIYLHDTPKDSLFEETNRNFSSGCVRVGQPVQMAQFLLVGNSKLSAGEVASMLDVAGRSDLKTNIVPLENKVPVHIMYMTAWVDDNNNIRFENDAYSRDAKLKAAMGI